In Bacteroidia bacterium, a genomic segment contains:
- a CDS encoding O-antigen ligase family protein — protein MYSFISKYRGLFLLIPVFFILGNIFAPLSYVLLFFVMSFWLIKGKHETAVIALVLILAMGDSRMPSMEFDKTLRIIAILLIGIQTIVDLFRKKYRFRGVMLASIPFFIVATIGGLRSPETGTSLSKMVSYFLILLVAFHYLPYHIQRTKGALYLDILKLAAWILVVGLVFIVLNNNVAYLLYRYRGLMGNPNGLGIYSTMIFMMMMVGRSLFPHEQKFIRFLTALIIFSVLLSESRTSLGTIGIFMVLYFFYKSGKGRKWSLWLFFLPLGFLLFNLLDYEALLKSMGLGEYLRVESLSTGTGRYLAWEIGWRHMQENLWIGRGFAYEEIFFKAQKGFLISTEHQGGIHNSYLTFIMNNGIIGFLCIAFFYTRIFTKIKIEKFKMPVIITVLISANFESWLTSSLNAFTVHYLIILAVLMNYSLIQKSIRK, from the coding sequence TTGTATAGTTTTATCAGCAAATATCGCGGGTTATTCCTCCTGATTCCGGTGTTTTTTATACTGGGCAATATCTTCGCGCCGCTGAGTTATGTGCTGCTGTTTTTTGTCATGAGCTTCTGGCTGATCAAGGGGAAACACGAAACTGCCGTCATTGCACTCGTGCTGATCCTGGCTATGGGTGACAGCCGGATGCCCAGCATGGAATTTGACAAGACCCTGAGGATTATCGCCATTCTGCTGATTGGCATCCAAACGATTGTCGATTTATTTAGAAAAAAATATCGCTTCAGAGGCGTCATGCTGGCGAGTATTCCTTTCTTTATCGTAGCCACCATCGGAGGCCTCCGGAGCCCTGAGACAGGGACCTCGCTTTCCAAAATGGTATCCTACTTCCTGATTTTGCTGGTAGCTTTTCACTATTTGCCCTACCACATCCAACGCACAAAAGGAGCTTTATATCTCGATATTCTGAAACTGGCTGCGTGGATTCTGGTAGTGGGGCTGGTGTTCATTGTACTCAACAACAATGTCGCTTACCTGCTCTACCGCTATCGCGGGCTGATGGGAAATCCCAACGGACTGGGGATTTATTCCACCATGATTTTTATGATGATGATGGTCGGGCGGAGTCTGTTTCCACACGAACAAAAATTTATACGATTTCTGACCGCGTTGATTATCTTCTCGGTCCTGCTCAGTGAGTCGCGAACCTCCCTGGGAACCATCGGCATATTTATGGTTCTGTACTTCTTTTACAAATCGGGCAAAGGAAGAAAATGGAGTTTATGGCTATTTTTCCTGCCACTAGGATTTCTGCTGTTTAATTTGCTCGATTATGAAGCGTTGCTCAAGTCAATGGGCCTGGGCGAATACCTCCGGGTAGAATCACTAAGCACCGGAACGGGCCGATACCTCGCATGGGAAATTGGCTGGCGCCATATGCAGGAAAATCTCTGGATCGGACGCGGGTTTGCTTATGAAGAGATATTTTTTAAAGCTCAAAAAGGATTTCTGATCTCTACCGAACACCAGGGCGGCATTCACAATTCCTATCTAACCTTTATTATGAACAACGGGATCATAGGATTTTTGTGTATCGCTTTTTTCTATACCCGAATATTTACCAAAATCAAAATCGAAAAATTTAAGATGCCGGTAATCATTACCGTGTTGATTTCTGCCAATTTTGAATCCTGGCTCACCTCATCGCTCAATGCCTTTACGGTTCACTACCTGATTATACTGGCTGTACTGATGAACTATTCGCTCATTCAAAAAAGTATCCGAAAATGA